The sequence below is a genomic window from Amia ocellicauda isolate fAmiCal2 chromosome 6, fAmiCal2.hap1, whole genome shotgun sequence.
TGATTTGTCTATACCTTTCTGGAAAGTGAATTCAGACTGTCCACTATCTTGCTATTGAAGTACTAGGAAGAAATCAAGTACTGGAAAACCATTGCAATACTATTCTCAGTTATGCTTTCTAGGACATGTCCTTGCATCTGTTTTATGTTCCATGTCATTGGAAGTACTTGACATTACATGAGATATACTTAGTTTTGTGCTCTGTGCCTTTAATGATACATGTTTGATATGACCATCCATTGTCTACCACTCATCCATTTCAATTCTATCACAATGGTCTGGAGACCAAAACACTTAATGATACACAATtgtctttttcttccttttttaattCATCATGGAGACCAACCTACAAACTTTACAAGCAGAAAGAAAAACTTGAATATATTTTCCCCACATACAAACATGCTATTGGAAGCCAGTATGGTAGAGTCAACACCCCTTAATAACTGCAGCCCTTTTCACAGTTTAAGGTTAATTATTCTGCACCAAACAATCTGCAAATTAATTTTACATAAGCCTTCactgataaaatacatttcactgaTATATTGGAATGAGTTCTTTTTTTGCAAGCTACCTAAAGACAAAATGAGCAAACCTTTCCATTCAAAACATCCAAGGGAGGCTTACTGGTGAATAAAGACCATTATTTTCACACCATTTAAATGCTTCTACTGCAAGGATTTAGTTTTTATTCCAGCAATGCTAAATTTGCCTATTACCTGTGGCAAATATGTTCTGCATAACATTAGACATGTCTTTGGCCACACAAGGTcctaaaaaattataaaaacaaaacaaaattcaagTTTTACGGAAAAGCTAAAGTCTCAGCTCTGTAACGGAGAAGTCTTTACCAAAAAAGGAAATCGTATACATGTCCTCGTAAGATGAACATTGGGGGGGGGGCTCAAACTCAATACCCGGAGGGCCAAAGGGTTGTCCTAGCTTTTGTTCCAGCACACTTCCCGGTGATTTAATTGGCCCTAATTAAACTAGATTTAAATGGTTCTATACAGGCTGCATATTATGTTACAGGTAGTGAacacaatcaaaatgttttaCACTCAACTGCAAAAGACcttaaaacaatattgtttaaGTCTAATTGTTAAAATAACTAGAAGTAATTGACTGCTTCAGTTGGAGTGAAAACCTGAAGACACAGTAGACCTCCAGGAATGGAGTGAGACCCCGATGTGCATAATTATTCTGCAGAACATGATTACAGAGCACATGTATGATGTCACTTATGCGTTGACAGCTATATACACAGTTTTAGAGCTAAGGTTTCACACgcacaaccaaaaaaaaaaaagtggaaaaaatTATGCAGTTCCTCAGATACCAAGGCATTCCTTGTAGGCttgttccaaaaaaaaaaaagcacaactATTTACACCACATTTACAGACAGCCTACTCCTTCTAAGGTTCATTTGCCAGTGCTGTACATCTTTCCGAGTCCACTCAGGAAAAGCAGATTCCAGTCACTGATCCAGACTGCCCCACACATGGACACTGATCTTATAGCACTACTGGGCCCAAAGTCAGGAACACACTGCAGCTGCTGGAGCCGAAGTGCGATGGAAGAAGTAAGCATGTCAGTTCTGTCTGGGAGAAGCCATCCACGCCGAGGCTCTTCATTCTAGGGAGAATCAGCCTCGAGGTCACTCTGCTTCTGCCTCTGCCATGTGGGCCACCTCTACTTCGACTGTCTGGATGGCATCAGGAGTCTCCTCTGACAGTTTGGCCCCAGTGGTGCCCCCCTGCTGGTGGGACAGGACATAATTGACCACCTGCATAATGCTCTGGTCAGACAGCGTGGAGACGGTGCCACACTCCTCAGTGGCTGCCACAGCCTGCACCGCCTCGATGGTCTCCTCCGTGACCAGCACCGTCTCGATCTCCTCGCCCACCTGCTCCTCCTCGGGCGGCCGCAGCTCATGTGGCAGGTCCGGGGCGATGATGCTGATGGCGTGTTCCACCTGCGTGCCCTGGTTGTGAAACTGGAGCGTGTCTTTCTCCAGCATGATCTTCCCAGGGATATAGTCATTGTGAAACTTAGTCATGTGCTTCCGCAGGGTGCGGGCGTCGATGTAGGCATCTTGGCACACCGGGCACACGTAGGGACGCTCCCCAGTGTGAGTGCGCACGTGGCGCTTCAGGGAGCGGGCATCTGCCCATGCCACCCCGCATGTCAGGCACTCGAATGGCTTCACACCTTGAGGAGAGGAAAGAAAAGAGACAAATTATTTAGAGTCAGTCACAAAACAGAGGTTTAACTAATATCTGTAATGGCTGTACCCCCACCATGCATTATCTtctgttttattaaattcttaatgaaaaattgcaccGAATGGTAATTCTATTCCATAAATATCTGAAGTGACATGAGTATGTTTTCTGAACAGATTCTTTGGAGAATATCTAGTCTTATTGCAGACACTACAGACTCGAAATCGAAAATAGATGttatacaaaataagaatcCCTCTAAAGTTCACTTTTCATTCGTGCACAGTAAAAGTTCATCCACTATATGGGATCAGGAGCTCAGGAACCAGTGCCAGCATCTCACCCTGGTGGTTGTTCATGTGCCGGCGGTACTCCCGCAACTGGGTGAACTTCCTGCCGCAGTGCTCGCACTCCCGCTCCAGGTTCTGCTTCACACGGCCCTTCTTGCCATGCGTGGCCTTCTTCACGTGCCTCCTGAAGAGGGCTTTCTCGTAGAACTCCTTCCCACAGATATTACACCTGCGAAACAGATTTCCAAATCTTTAGTTCATACAAAGATAAAACTATTGATCCTAACACctatattatattcatattCTGTACTCTGAACATTGAAGCGAGTCAGAAAACGGCAACTATGAGGACAGATGGATGTTATACACAACCCTAGCAGGGCCACTCACTTGAAGGGCTCTGCGACGCTGTGGGACTTCACATGGGAGTACCAGTCCTTCTTCCAGCTGTAGCACTTCCCACACACCTGGCACTGGAACGGCTTCAGGCCCAAGTGCTTGTTCATGTGCTGCTGGAGGTCCCTGGACTCGTAGAAGCTTTTATCACACCTGCAACCGGGCATCGGGACACTTTTAAGAAGGCTTCCCGCATTGAATGCTGGCTCTGCTTttagaaccccccccccccccccaccgcgGCACTGCTGTGGTCCTGTAGGAACTTATTCAAAGAGCTAATTACTCTGATCAGTGAAAATGAATAGGTTTCTTCTTGACAAAGACACCTCGTCAGACAAATGTTTGAATGCGTCTTCTCCATGTATGTAACACTTAAGTGTAACTATACTAGTCACCTTAGAATGCTCAAATAGAAGTCTAAAGTCAGCTGGGAGTCTAAAGTAATGTGTGTCCTTCAGTACTACCACCTTTATACTCTAATGGCTGGTTTCACTGACCTCAATTAGCACTCGTCTAGGACTGCTCTGCCTAAAATAGCATAAGTAGGCCATGACTAGTGCTAATTTGGGTGAAACCAGCCCTAAATGTATCAGATGTGTTAGCATTCAGAGGACCACATCACTTACTTAAACTCCAGCAGGGAAAGACTATATAGCTATCTGCTGTTCATAAAGACACATTTTGGATTTGTTCTGTGGCTCTTCTCCAGGAATGTGCAGAATGTGTATTCAGCGATTTCAGGCAAAGGTTGCTGTAGTCACTCACTGTGTGCAGGGGAAGGCCCGGACCTCTGGCTTGGGTTGGTGTCTCTTTAAGTGCTTGCTGAGTCCAGAAGCTCGGTGGAATGACTTTCCACACGCTGAACACAGGTACTTTGACTCTCCTGTGTGCAAATTAAACTCATAGTCAGCAACCTCAAGAAAGCTTTAAAATCGATTTACCAAAATATGGATGACTAATGTATACATGTACAAAAAGAGCCAAAGAAACAGACCCCATCTTTCCATTTACAACACTTCCACTCACCCGTGTGGATGCTCATGTGCTCCTGCATGCTGCGCTTGGTGACGAAGGACTTGTCGCACAGCGTACACTGGAATTGCTTCAGGGCGTCATGCAGGGACCTGTGCATCTTCAAACTGTGCTTGTGGGCAAACGACTTCCCACACACCTGAAGCACAATCAGACAGTGTCACTCCTGTtagtgttttaataaaataaaatgtactccACACATTGCCTAGCCTTCAATCTCATGTCCCCTCTCAAGTCCTAGaccttaaaaaatacatttcctaggggaaaaaaaaaaaaaaaaaaaaaaaaaaaggtaaatattgcatatttttaaaagcagaatTGATCCTTGTCTGTTCACCAATGAGAATTGACAGTATTCACaatctattgtttttttctcaatgttttaaatcaagcttctttagGCAGTTAGCAGGGGGTTGGAATGGCAGCACAGTGAGTTCTCTCCCTCGCAGGGAAGCTTATATCAGCTGCTCtttcctgtttttcttgtttaattTCCTGCTTAGATTTCAGTTTTCTCAGGAAGAGTCAGTTACGGTGGCAAACAGAAACAGGATCAACCGTAACACACCTACAGGATATGTATCCAAATAGGAAATAAATAGCAGGGACTTGTAGGCGATATCGAACCGAGCCGAGTTGCTGCCTATGAGTTATTAGAGCTGCTGGAATTTAACTGGCAGAGGCACATCCTACACTCCCAGTAGAGAGGAGACACATGGGATTCCTCAGCTGCATTATATTCCCCCCCCCGACTGGCAGTAATGTGAGCCTCATTAATTAAGCAGAATCTTCCCTCTCGATTGACGCACAATGTCAATGACAGTAAGTTATTAATCGATATCTGAAGCAGCTGTACGACTCTCTAGCCTTACCTTGCACGTGTGGGGGCGAACTCCGGTGTGGTTGAGCATGTGTATTCGGAGCGAGTACAGCTTAGGCAGGGTCTTCCCACAGATGTCACACACAAACTCCCTCTTGGTCCGGCCCTTTCCCTTGGCGTCGCCATCCTCCTCCACCGGCTCCCTGGTGGCCGCGGTCCTGTGGGTCTTGCGCTTGTGTCGGGCCAGGTGAGCACGCAGGGAGGCCGCATACTGGAACTCCTTATTGCAGAGCTGTGCAAAGCATAGTCACCCAGCACATCAGAATAGCACGTCTCACGGAAATCAAAATGGACACTATAAGGCATCAGTGAGGTACATACAGTGCATTTGTAGCCGCGGGTTTTCTCGTGTTTGAGCGTGTGCATGATGAGGGCGTATCGGCGCTGGAAGACCATCCCACACTCGGAGCACACGTGTTCGCTGTCCCCCACCGTGTCCTGCTCCCCCGCTGGCTTCTTCACAGGCTGCATCAGTCTGCCTCGCTTCACGAGCCGCTGGGCCACCTGTGGGACCAACATACGCCATGAAATTGACACTTCACTGCTTTCCTCAACAGAACCTACTTTCTCTTCTCTCATTTtgtgggcttttttttttttttttgtaaatctgAAGATTGTCCTTgaaaaatgtgcttttaaacTTTATACACTTTGCCTGAAAGCCTATCAGAGTTCTACAGTTATGCATTTAGTGACCAAAGAAAGATGGGAAATAAAGGTACAGATGTAATATTACTGTAGTTGCCACATTGAGTATTGCTCCCAACATACTGATTTAATGAGTCGACACTTTTATGATGACTTTCATGAAAAGAACAGAACACTTGCCTTCTGGACAGCTGATCGTGGGTTCCCCTTCCTGCCTTGCAGCTTCCGCTCCAAGCCCATGTGCAGGCGGATGTACCCCCCCTCACCCAGCGAGGGCGGGCGCAGTCGGCTCTTGTAGGAATCGTCGGCGGGGCTCTCCGCTTCCTCGGGGGCCGCTCCATACTCTAGTACCTCGATGACCTCTGAAGTGTCTTCGGCCTCTTCCACCAGCACcacctcctgctgctgctgctgctgctgctgcttcaccTTGGCTGGCCTCCCACGCTTCCGTTTCGGAGCCAGAGGGGCAGGTTCCGGGGTCTGTGGCTGGGCAACGACAGCGATAGCTCCCTCTTTCTCCACTCCTGCTTTCTCTTCCTCCACAACAGGAGGTGCGGCCGCTGCAAGGTGGACCACTTCTGTGGAGGCCCCTTTGCCAGGGTCCACATTGATCACAAAGGCATCGGGCTCTTGGACTTTCACTGCCAAATCCACCTCTGCTGCTGGGACGTCGACAACCTGGGTTTCCGCAGCTATCCAGGTGGTCGTAACCACAGGCTGCTGCTCCATTTCCGCCGCTTCCTCGCTCTGTGTAATCTCTGAATGGGAATCATTCTGGACAGGGACCACGAAAGCCCCTTCTTCCCTGCTCACCTCGTCTACCCTTTCCACCTCTCTGGGGGGCTCAGGGGCTGCCTCAGCACCCTGCAGCTCGCTGGGCAAGGCCTCGGAGGACACCACAGTGTGCACGTCCCCTTTCTGATAAACCATCAGTTTCTTCTCCTCCACCTGTTTGTGCACAAACTCACAGATCTCCAGCACTTCCACCATGAGAAGGTGGCGGGCCAACGTGGCAATCTCTGCCATGCTGCAGAAGTTGAAGGTCAAGCTGGAGGTGTATGCAAACTCCAGCAGGGGAAGAAAACTGGATTTGCTGAAGCCTTgagatcaaaaacaaaaaaataaactgatttaGATCCACATAGTCAAACCTCTTCAAATTATACAAACTAAATGCTAATCTAGCTATGCAGTTACTTGGCTAGTTCACCATCTGAAGGAAATGTGTTTACAGGTCATACCAGACTGCGATATCCATTTCAACCAGCttgaaatgtatacaaatgaCTGCTTTACAGCATCCTCTTTTCCTGTTATTGTACTTCTTTCTTGTTACATTTCCTTTATAGCTCCCATTAAATCTTCCTTTCATTAGTTGCCACATTGATTTCCTGTTCtaccacaaaaaaaaagcttcacTCAAACCGAgtaaagagaaataaaacagGGAGGTATAATGGAAGTGCATTGCTTAAAATCTACAATTATTCTCCTGAAAAAACACTTTCTACACAACATTGCTGCCCAATCAGTTTCAAAAAGTCTTTTAGAGTGTCAATGTTTCAGTGATTCTTAATGATATCAGAAACAAGAACAGAAAAACGTCTATAAAGTGTGAAAAATAATCAACCGAAAAACAGACAACATTAAAGAATGCATTGGCTCCTTTTAGCATACCGCGCCTCTGAGTCCTGACTCACCCGAGAGGTCCACCACAGCCTCGTGACTCGAGATAGCCCCTTTCTCAATGAAGAGCTCACTGAAGTAGGCACTGCAGGCTGCCAGCACGGACTTGTGAGCCCGGTACTCCTCCCCCTCAATCAGCAGGGTGATGTCACAGAACTGGTTGTTGAGGCGCTGCTGGTTGAGCTTGTCCAGCATGGCCTGACCATGTTTGGGAGAGTGCTGGTCCACAATGCCCTTGGTGTCCACCTGCAGGGAAAATGTTCAGAAAATAATGGACACTCTGGAACAAAGTGATTGATGTAATGGAGTTATTTTGGCCTAAACCCACCCAGGCAGTACAAACTTAATTTCCACCAGGGAGTGAAATTAGCCGTTTTAGTTCTATTGCACAGGGTTAAGCAAAATACAAGGGCTAAATAAAAGCTCAGTTGTTGTTCTAAAGTTTCTGAAGAgaattacaaaaacaatgcattaactATGGAGGCTCCATCTTTCTCCGGG
It includes:
- the zbtb11 gene encoding zinc finger and BTB domain-containing protein 11, with amino-acid sequence MSSEESYLAIQRYLTDEREPYAPGTEGNVKRKIRKAATCYVVRDGTLYYQRRHKGQEKFTELEVVLQAGRRKELIDEAHITAGGEHLNRHQTWHTISQKYWWRGILKQVKDYIKACSQCQEKQERSRGWTEDVAVEGLGKGGRRAAQESDEEEEESSTFEAQPSSAPTHRTPRPWKNVAKHELVFVDTKGIVDQHSPKHGQAMLDKLNQQRLNNQFCDITLLIEGEEYRAHKSVLAACSAYFSELFIEKGAISSHEAVVDLSGFSKSSFLPLLEFAYTSSLTFNFCSMAEIATLARHLLMVEVLEICEFVHKQVEEKKLMVYQKGDVHTVVSSEALPSELQGAEAAPEPPREVERVDEVSREEGAFVVPVQNDSHSEITQSEEAAEMEQQPVVTTTWIAAETQVVDVPAAEVDLAVKVQEPDAFVINVDPGKGASTEVVHLAAAAPPVVEEEKAGVEKEGAIAVVAQPQTPEPAPLAPKRKRGRPAKVKQQQQQQQQEVVLVEEAEDTSEVIEVLEYGAAPEEAESPADDSYKSRLRPPSLGEGGYIRLHMGLERKLQGRKGNPRSAVQKVAQRLVKRGRLMQPVKKPAGEQDTVGDSEHVCSECGMVFQRRYALIMHTLKHEKTRGYKCTLCNKEFQYAASLRAHLARHKRKTHRTAATREPVEEDGDAKGKGRTKREFVCDICGKTLPKLYSLRIHMLNHTGVRPHTCKVCGKSFAHKHSLKMHRSLHDALKQFQCTLCDKSFVTKRSMQEHMSIHTGESKYLCSACGKSFHRASGLSKHLKRHQPKPEVRAFPCTQCDKSFYESRDLQQHMNKHLGLKPFQCQVCGKCYSWKKDWYSHVKSHSVAEPFKCNICGKEFYEKALFRRHVKKATHGKKGRVKQNLERECEHCGRKFTQLREYRRHMNNHQGVKPFECLTCGVAWADARSLKRHVRTHTGERPYVCPVCQDAYIDARTLRKHMTKFHNDYIPGKIMLEKDTLQFHNQGTQVEHAISIIAPDLPHELRPPEEEQVGEEIETVLVTEETIEAVQAVAATEECGTVSTLSDQSIMQVVNYVLSHQQGGTTGAKLSEETPDAIQTVEVEVAHMAEAEAE